From Acidimicrobiales bacterium, one genomic window encodes:
- a CDS encoding DUF222 domain-containing protein has translation MFDELKQQLREDPVDSLTRGQLNDRFAEVRRLKGAVAVYEARLVRAIDGLDDRGLDGQGTLRAQGKVSDRAAARTAATAKRLPELPKVEAALEEGRITAEHADAMADAAEKVSPEEAEDELLDDGEVAPADVFAKRSREWSSKKTNDDGTATHERQRRDRAGRRWIDENNGMVMFLFGLDREAGDAATKALNEREQQLWRDDGGREGHPADMRTAEQRMADAFVELLTGPRASGSSAPPHPKHQVNAVFDLNGMTDDDGRPLASLVVDGRPLPAAVLERIGCTAGITPMVFNGPGRPIWVGRDHRSATVAQWRALIARDRGCVGCGADASRCEAHHILPWWERGDTDIDNLVLVCSRCHHDLHDRGMVLRRSGGRWHIVNRDGPAPVPDRGDDLWLIA, from the coding sequence ATGTTCGACGAGCTGAAGCAGCAACTGAGGGAGGATCCGGTCGATTCCCTCACGCGTGGTCAGCTCAACGATCGATTCGCCGAAGTCCGGCGGCTGAAGGGCGCCGTTGCCGTCTACGAGGCCCGGCTGGTGCGGGCGATCGACGGGCTGGACGACCGGGGTCTCGATGGCCAGGGCACGCTTCGGGCCCAGGGCAAGGTCTCCGACAGGGCCGCGGCCCGAACTGCGGCAACCGCGAAGCGGCTGCCCGAGCTGCCGAAGGTCGAGGCTGCGCTCGAGGAAGGGCGCATCACCGCCGAGCACGCCGATGCGATGGCCGATGCGGCCGAGAAGGTGTCGCCGGAGGAAGCCGAAGACGAACTGCTCGACGATGGCGAGGTCGCGCCGGCCGACGTCTTCGCGAAGCGGAGTCGGGAATGGTCCTCCAAGAAGACGAACGACGACGGGACCGCCACCCACGAGCGGCAGCGCCGCGACCGCGCGGGTCGGCGCTGGATCGACGAGAACAACGGGATGGTCATGTTCCTGTTCGGCCTCGATCGCGAAGCAGGCGATGCGGCGACGAAGGCACTCAACGAGCGCGAGCAGCAGCTGTGGCGAGACGACGGCGGCCGCGAGGGCCACCCGGCCGACATGCGCACCGCCGAACAGCGCATGGCCGATGCCTTCGTCGAGCTGCTCACGGGGCCCCGGGCGAGCGGCTCGAGCGCGCCGCCGCACCCGAAGCATCAGGTCAACGCGGTCTTCGATCTCAACGGCATGACCGACGACGACGGTCGGCCGCTCGCGTCGCTCGTGGTCGACGGCCGACCGCTGCCCGCTGCGGTGCTCGAGCGCATCGGCTGCACGGCCGGCATCACACCGATGGTCTTCAACGGTCCCGGCCGGCCGATCTGGGTAGGACGAGACCATCGCTCGGCCACCGTCGCCCAGTGGCGGGCACTGATCGCACGAGACCGGGGTTGCGTGGGCTGCGGGGCCGATGCGTCCCGGTGCGAGGCGCACCACATCCTCCCCTGGTGGGAGCGGGGCGACACCGACATCGACAATCTGGTCCTCGTGTGCAGCCGATGCCACCACGACCTACACGACCGAGGCATGGTCCTGCGAAGATCCGGGGGCCGCTGGCACATCGTCAACAGAGACGGCCCGGCTCCGGTCCCCGATCGGGGCGACGACCTCTGGCTCATCGCCTGA
- the murF gene encoding UDP-N-acetylmuramoyl-tripeptide--D-alanyl-D-alanine ligase, with the protein MRWTAAEIADIVGGVITQGDPATVVEMVTQDSREIDSSGDTSAIPALFVPLVAERDGHDFVASSGAAATLSSRPVSDLPGLAGLSDRMVVIEVDDTARALSELGSAGRARLGGHPVIGITGSVGKTTTKDFLAAILGADRPTHASHRSFNNELGVPLTILNAPDDTEALVLEMGARGIGHIAGLCAVGRPTVGIVTVVGAAHTSEFGSVEAIAVGKGELVEALPSAADGGVAVLNAANPLVMGMAARTSARIVTFGPGGDVRAESVVLDDELVPTFTLVASGPIEPAVRTEVTLGARGVHLVDNALAAAAAALAIGVPAAAVVAGLAQPVLSPMRMALVRTERGTRVLDDSYNANPMSTEAALRSLASLALAPGGRRFAVLGEMAELGDIAAGEHARMGRIAADLGIHVVAVNAPDYLAGLAGAAAGVDGAAAADLVAGIPEALRLLTDPPMGAPIGPDDAVLVKGSRVAGLERLVALLTA; encoded by the coding sequence ATGCGTTGGACTGCCGCAGAGATCGCCGACATCGTGGGCGGGGTCATCACCCAGGGCGATCCGGCGACCGTCGTCGAGATGGTCACCCAGGACAGCCGCGAGATCGATTCCTCGGGTGACACGTCGGCGATCCCGGCGCTGTTCGTGCCGCTCGTTGCCGAACGAGACGGACACGATTTCGTTGCGTCGTCGGGCGCAGCGGCGACGCTGTCGTCGCGGCCGGTCTCGGATCTGCCCGGTCTTGCCGGGCTGTCCGATCGGATGGTCGTGATCGAGGTCGACGACACTGCACGGGCGCTGTCCGAGCTCGGCTCGGCGGGCCGGGCCCGGCTCGGAGGTCATCCGGTGATCGGGATCACGGGCTCGGTCGGGAAGACCACGACGAAGGACTTTCTCGCGGCGATCCTCGGCGCGGATCGCCCCACCCACGCCAGCCATCGGTCGTTCAACAACGAACTCGGTGTGCCGCTCACCATCCTCAATGCCCCCGACGACACCGAGGCGCTCGTGCTCGAGATGGGGGCCCGTGGGATCGGCCACATCGCCGGACTGTGCGCGGTCGGCCGTCCGACGGTCGGGATCGTGACGGTCGTCGGCGCTGCGCACACCAGCGAGTTCGGGTCGGTCGAGGCCATCGCCGTGGGCAAGGGTGAGCTCGTCGAGGCGCTGCCCTCGGCCGCCGACGGGGGAGTGGCGGTGCTGAACGCCGCGAACCCCTTGGTGATGGGGATGGCCGCGCGTACCTCGGCGAGGATCGTCACCTTCGGGCCCGGCGGCGATGTGCGGGCCGAGTCGGTCGTGCTCGACGACGAGCTGGTGCCGACCTTCACGCTGGTGGCGTCGGGGCCGATCGAGCCGGCAGTTCGGACCGAGGTGACGCTGGGGGCCCGGGGCGTGCACCTCGTCGACAACGCCCTGGCCGCGGCGGCGGCAGCTCTGGCGATCGGCGTGCCGGCCGCGGCCGTGGTCGCAGGCCTCGCACAGCCGGTGCTCTCACCCATGCGCATGGCGCTGGTGCGGACCGAGCGCGGCACCCGCGTGCTCGACGATTCCTACAACGCCAACCCGATGTCGACCGAGGCGGCCCTGCGGTCGTTGGCATCGCTCGCGCTCGCCCCCGGCGGCCGTCGCTTCGCCGTGCTCGGTGAGATGGCCGAGCTCGGCGACATCGCAGCCGGCGAACACGCCCGAATGGGCCGCATTGCCGCTGACCTGGGCATTCATGTCGTCGCCGTCAACGCCCCCGACTATCTCGCCGGTCTCGCCGGTGCCGCTGCCGGTGTTGATGGTGCAGCCGCCGCCGATCTGGTCGCCGGGATCCCGGAGGCGCTGCGGCTCCTCACCGACCCGCCCATGGGCGCGCCGATCGGGCCGGACGATGCGGTCCTGGTGAAGGGTTCCCGCGTCGCCGGCCTCGAACGGCTGGTTGCTCTGCTCACCGCCTGA
- a CDS encoding D-alanine--D-alanine ligase family protein yields the protein MPLDDHPQSKIRLVVLFGGRSAEHDVSCVSARHVLAAADPTRYDVEPIGITRDGDWVLAEAAMKALAEGAERLPASLTADGPAVDALPLLAQPSATTPGQTTVVLPVLHGPMGEDGTVQGLLELAGVPYVGAGVLASALCMDKVKAKIHLSAHGIPQGRFRWLTVGTDDFGGVRRPDGSPSTLEDEVDAAIAELGLPVFVKPANMGSSVGVSRATTAEDAVAAIELAASYDRSVLIEEEIVGRELEISVLGNESPEASTAGEIIPGAAFYDYADKYEDGASRLIPAPLEPDELAEMQRLAIATYRALGVEGLGRVDFFYEHPGRGWLVNELNTMPGFTPISMYPEMWAAVGVDYPTLINRLVDLAIARHRRQQSHTRTDH from the coding sequence GTGCCTCTCGACGACCACCCACAATCGAAGATCCGCCTCGTCGTGCTGTTCGGCGGCCGCTCCGCCGAACACGACGTCTCGTGCGTGTCGGCCCGCCACGTCCTCGCCGCGGCCGACCCGACCCGCTACGACGTCGAGCCGATCGGCATCACCCGCGACGGCGACTGGGTCCTCGCCGAGGCGGCGATGAAGGCCCTCGCCGAGGGAGCCGAGCGGCTGCCGGCGAGCCTCACCGCCGACGGCCCCGCCGTCGACGCGCTCCCCCTGCTCGCCCAACCGTCCGCGACGACCCCGGGCCAGACCACCGTGGTCCTCCCGGTGCTCCACGGCCCCATGGGCGAAGACGGCACCGTACAGGGCCTCCTCGAACTCGCCGGCGTGCCCTATGTCGGTGCCGGCGTCCTCGCGTCGGCCCTGTGCATGGACAAGGTCAAGGCGAAGATCCACCTGTCGGCCCACGGCATCCCGCAGGGTCGGTTCCGGTGGCTCACCGTCGGCACCGACGACTTCGGCGGTGTCCGCCGACCCGACGGCAGCCCGTCGACCCTGGAGGACGAGGTCGATGCCGCCATCGCCGAACTCGGCCTTCCCGTCTTCGTGAAGCCGGCCAACATGGGCTCCAGCGTCGGGGTCTCTCGAGCGACCACCGCCGAGGACGCGGTCGCTGCGATCGAGCTGGCCGCCAGCTACGACCGCAGCGTCCTCATCGAGGAGGAGATCGTGGGCCGCGAGCTCGAGATCTCGGTCCTCGGCAACGAGTCACCCGAGGCGAGCACCGCGGGCGAGATCATCCCCGGCGCCGCCTTCTACGACTACGCCGACAAGTACGAAGACGGTGCCAGCCGCCTGATCCCCGCCCCGCTCGAGCCCGACGAGCTCGCCGAGATGCAACGGCTGGCGATTGCCACCTATCGCGCCCTCGGCGTGGAGGGCCTCGGCCGGGTCGACTTCTTCTACGAGCACCCCGGGCGCGGCTGGCTCGTCAACGAGCTCAACACCATGCCGGGCTTCACCCCCATCTCGATGTATCCCGAGATGTGGGCCGCCGTCGGCGTCGACTACCCCACCCTCATCAATCGCCTCGTCGATCTCGCCATCGCCCGCCACCGTCGCCAGCAGTCACACACCCGGACCGACCACTGA
- a CDS encoding DegT/DnrJ/EryC1/StrS family aminotransferase, with amino-acid sequence MSDGHPPIPLARVVISEDAIAAAMATLRSGWPGPGREVLDFEDEFAAATGAAEVIATSSGTAALELALALLALPAGAEVVTTPITFVATNHAVVRAGLVPVFADIDRRTGNVDAGSVASRIGHRTAAIVVVHYAGRPCDLDEIHDLASRHGVPVIEDCAHAAGATYRGAPIGSTHNGLCAFSFQATKNMTAVDGGALCLPDGGVPGLDTPVPDAADRARRLRWMGIDRSTYERHTDDGYQWDYDVTEIGFRATMSDLNAAMARVGLKELPAVNARRSEIAARYRDGLEGIDGVEALASPDDRTSSHHLFPVLTDERDRCLDHLRRHGIGGGVHYRSNDRFSVYDLAPVPEAHWFADHVLSLPMYPGLSDDDVDRVLDVLRTYPAG; translated from the coding sequence GTGAGCGACGGCCATCCTCCCATTCCGCTCGCACGGGTGGTGATCTCCGAAGACGCCATCGCGGCCGCGATGGCCACGCTCCGGTCCGGATGGCCCGGCCCCGGCCGGGAGGTGCTCGACTTCGAGGACGAGTTCGCGGCCGCGACCGGCGCGGCCGAGGTGATCGCCACCAGCTCCGGAACCGCAGCGTTGGAGCTGGCCCTGGCCTTGCTGGCGTTGCCCGCCGGCGCCGAAGTGGTCACGACACCGATCACCTTCGTCGCCACCAACCATGCAGTGGTTCGTGCCGGGTTGGTGCCGGTGTTCGCCGACATCGATCGGAGGACCGGCAACGTCGATGCCGGGTCGGTTGCGTCGCGGATCGGCCATCGCACCGCAGCGATCGTGGTCGTCCACTACGCCGGTCGTCCCTGCGATCTCGACGAGATCCACGACCTCGCCTCCCGACACGGTGTGCCCGTCATCGAGGATTGCGCCCACGCTGCCGGTGCGACCTACCGGGGAGCGCCGATCGGGTCGACCCACAACGGGCTGTGTGCCTTTTCGTTCCAGGCGACCAAGAACATGACGGCGGTCGACGGTGGGGCACTGTGCCTGCCCGACGGCGGCGTGCCTGGCCTCGACACGCCGGTCCCCGATGCGGCGGACCGGGCGCGGCGCCTTCGATGGATGGGGATCGATCGCAGCACCTACGAACGCCACACCGATGACGGTTACCAGTGGGACTACGACGTGACCGAGATCGGGTTCCGGGCGACGATGAGCGACCTCAATGCGGCCATGGCACGGGTGGGGCTGAAGGAACTTCCCGCGGTCAACGCCCGGCGATCCGAGATCGCCGCTCGCTACCGAGACGGGCTCGAGGGCATCGATGGAGTCGAGGCGTTGGCCTCGCCCGACGACCGGACGTCGTCACATCACTTGTTCCCCGTGTTGACCGACGAACGTGATCGGTGCCTCGACCATCTCCGACGGCACGGGATCGGCGGCGGTGTCCACTACCGGTCCAATGACCGGTTCTCGGTCTACGACCTGGCGCCGGTGCCCGAAGCGCACTGGTTCGCCGATCACGTCCTGTCGCTGCCGATGTACCCCGGACTCAGCGATGACGACGTCGACCGGGTACTCGACGTGCTCCGCACCTACCCGGCGGGCTGA
- a CDS encoding DUF1579 family protein has product MGRAEDDDDERGGSDRLMAELTGTDGEGWGTDLTTVLEAMDAATARPETDVLLERLIGTWDVEGSWVIRVDRPPVKVGGRTENRWILFGRFVQSDTFPTADATEPSSTVIFGYDPRAEDYFAFAVNALNRHYDIEHGAHDVEADALLLRGDEVVLPGRRVLRFVRTVAFVDPDRIDVSISFPDEPDQEKLGGIEITWRRRTSP; this is encoded by the coding sequence ATGGGAAGGGCCGAGGACGACGATGACGAACGCGGTGGTTCCGACCGGCTGATGGCGGAGTTGACGGGCACCGACGGTGAGGGCTGGGGCACCGACCTCACCACCGTCCTCGAGGCGATGGACGCGGCGACGGCCCGCCCCGAGACCGATGTACTGCTCGAGCGTCTGATCGGAACGTGGGACGTCGAGGGTTCGTGGGTCATCCGGGTCGACCGGCCGCCGGTGAAGGTCGGAGGTCGGACGGAGAACCGTTGGATCCTGTTCGGGCGGTTCGTCCAATCCGACACGTTCCCTACCGCGGACGCGACCGAACCGTCCAGCACGGTGATCTTCGGCTACGACCCGCGTGCCGAGGACTACTTCGCGTTCGCCGTCAATGCCCTCAACCGCCACTACGACATCGAACACGGGGCCCACGACGTCGAGGCCGATGCCCTTCTCCTGCGGGGTGACGAGGTCGTGCTTCCGGGGCGTCGGGTTCTCCGATTCGTCCGGACCGTCGCTTTCGTCGACCCTGACCGGATCGACGTGTCGATCTCCTTCCCGGACGAACCGGACCAGGAGAAGCTGGGTGGGATCGAGATCACGTGGCGTCGGCGGACCAGCCCGTGA
- a CDS encoding TetR/AcrR family transcriptional regulator: MTERTTRARILDVALAAYGTQGYAATSLDALADQLGVRKQTILYYFPSKQALFDAVVDEAAADLLAVFDEEASRGLTGIQQVEAIVRHVFRLAVRRPELLGLVREVTRPGSVTAERLAAHVAPTFDRARGFLRREMDAGGLRRSDPAMLLLSLYSTVVGVATELEVQRALGLPPSLRATVARRQELIRFLRAALLPEPSELDRPLG; this comes from the coding sequence ATGACCGAGCGCACCACCCGAGCGCGCATACTCGACGTGGCGCTCGCGGCATATGGCACGCAGGGCTACGCCGCCACGTCGCTCGATGCACTCGCCGACCAGCTGGGTGTGCGTAAGCAGACGATCCTCTACTACTTCCCGTCGAAACAGGCCCTGTTCGACGCCGTTGTCGACGAAGCGGCCGCCGACCTGCTCGCCGTGTTCGACGAGGAGGCCTCGCGCGGGTTGACCGGCATCCAACAGGTCGAGGCGATCGTCCGCCACGTGTTCCGCCTGGCCGTGCGCCGCCCCGAACTGCTCGGCCTGGTCCGCGAGGTCACCCGCCCGGGATCGGTCACGGCCGAGCGCCTCGCCGCCCACGTCGCCCCGACCTTCGACCGGGCCCGTGGCTTCCTCCGCCGCGAGATGGATGCCGGGGGCCTCCGTCGATCCGACCCCGCCATGTTGCTCCTGTCGTTGTACTCGACGGTCGTCGGAGTCGCGACCGAGCTCGAGGTCCAACGAGCACTCGGTCTGCCGCCCTCCCTTCGGGCCACCGTCGCCCGCCGGCAGGAGCTGATCAGGTTTCTACGGGCCGCCCTCCTGCCGGAGCCCTCGGAGCTCGACCGACCGCTCGGCTAG
- a CDS encoding HAD-IB family hydrolase — protein MIREELNQTRIAVTGSTGFLGTALVERLLRAVPGCELVLIVRPGRRGAQHRVDRDILRNDAFDRLRAQLEEAGGETFDDMCARRVFAVAGDVGTDGLGLDDEGLALLATCDLAIHSAATVSFDSALDDAVEVNLLGPTRVAQALRAAAEIRTEPTRTGRPPGEPGHLVAVSTCYVAGSRRGRAPEELVDESPFFVDVDWKAEVDNARRARIDNEQASRTPTRLAELGKEARRQLGAAGTPALADKVEQLRQRWVGQQMTDAGRARAASLGFPDAYAFTKALGERALGETRGDVPVSIVRPSIIESALAEPVPGWIRGFRMAEPVIAAYARGLLVEFPGVPEGTVDVIPVDLVVATILAVAARGPQFDDNGNHRPDVVQIASGGANPLKYGQLVDLVQAWFTERPVYDEYNQPISVPDWAFPGRGRVQRQLKRARRALDAGERVLDVLPLRGKQAEIGAGLEERREQLERAAGYVELYGAYAECEAIYQLDRMYRLWGSLDADDQRDFVMDPVAVDWPTYINEIQLPSTVKQARLKMAPGRKVSVDRADRIRKNVLSPDRQLAVFDLENTLIASNVVASYAWLATRRLDTPDRIRFAAQTIREAPTLLSLDRADRSDFLRYFYRRFDNASVDRLDHDAMEMMSDLLVTKSFPDGIRRVREHRRLGHRTLLITGALELVVEPLRPLFDDIVAAEMTSVDGIYTGRLRGVPPTGEARYQVMVDYAAEHDIDLREAVAYADSSSDLPMLEAVGFPVAVNAETKLASIARKRGWLIEHWSKSAGAPNRVVPIGPRTHRGPIRNRRGSRA, from the coding sequence GTGATCAGGGAGGAGCTCAACCAGACGCGCATCGCCGTGACCGGGTCGACCGGCTTTCTCGGCACGGCACTGGTCGAGCGGCTCCTGCGCGCCGTTCCCGGCTGCGAGCTCGTCCTCATCGTCCGGCCCGGCCGACGCGGGGCCCAGCACCGCGTCGACCGCGACATCCTCCGCAACGACGCGTTCGACCGGTTGCGGGCCCAACTCGAGGAAGCCGGGGGCGAGACGTTCGACGACATGTGTGCCCGCCGGGTCTTCGCGGTCGCCGGCGACGTCGGCACCGACGGACTCGGCCTCGACGACGAGGGTCTCGCCCTGCTCGCGACATGCGACCTGGCGATCCACTCGGCCGCCACCGTCAGCTTCGACTCGGCCCTCGACGACGCCGTCGAGGTCAACCTCCTCGGCCCGACCCGTGTGGCTCAGGCCCTCCGGGCGGCCGCCGAGATCCGCACCGAACCGACCCGCACCGGCCGACCGCCCGGCGAGCCCGGTCACCTCGTCGCCGTGTCGACCTGCTACGTCGCCGGCAGCCGACGGGGGCGTGCCCCCGAGGAACTGGTCGACGAATCGCCGTTCTTCGTCGACGTCGACTGGAAGGCCGAGGTCGACAACGCCCGCCGCGCCCGCATCGACAACGAGCAGGCGAGCCGCACTCCGACCCGACTCGCCGAGCTCGGCAAGGAGGCCCGCCGTCAGCTCGGCGCCGCCGGCACCCCGGCCCTCGCCGACAAGGTCGAGCAACTCCGCCAACGCTGGGTCGGACAGCAGATGACCGACGCCGGGCGGGCACGCGCCGCCAGCCTCGGCTTCCCCGACGCCTACGCCTTCACGAAGGCGCTCGGCGAGCGGGCGTTGGGCGAGACCCGTGGCGACGTGCCGGTCAGCATCGTCCGCCCCTCCATCATCGAGTCGGCCCTGGCCGAACCGGTGCCGGGGTGGATCCGCGGCTTCCGCATGGCCGAGCCGGTCATCGCCGCCTACGCCCGCGGTTTGCTCGTGGAGTTCCCCGGCGTACCGGAGGGCACCGTCGACGTCATCCCCGTCGACCTCGTCGTCGCGACGATCCTCGCCGTCGCCGCCCGCGGCCCACAGTTCGACGACAACGGGAACCACCGACCCGACGTCGTGCAGATCGCCTCGGGTGGCGCCAACCCGCTGAAGTACGGCCAGCTGGTCGATCTCGTGCAGGCCTGGTTCACCGAACGCCCCGTCTACGACGAGTACAACCAGCCGATCTCGGTGCCCGACTGGGCGTTCCCGGGCCGGGGCCGTGTGCAGCGCCAACTGAAGCGAGCCCGCCGCGCCCTCGACGCCGGCGAACGCGTACTCGACGTCTTGCCGTTGCGGGGCAAGCAGGCCGAGATCGGTGCCGGCCTCGAGGAACGCAGGGAACAGCTCGAGCGGGCCGCCGGCTATGTGGAGCTCTACGGCGCCTACGCCGAGTGCGAAGCGATCTATCAGCTCGACCGGATGTATCGACTCTGGGGTTCGCTCGACGCCGACGACCAGCGCGACTTCGTGATGGACCCGGTCGCCGTCGACTGGCCGACCTACATCAACGAGATCCAGCTCCCGTCGACGGTCAAACAGGCCCGCCTGAAGATGGCGCCGGGCCGCAAGGTCAGCGTCGACCGCGCCGATCGCATCCGCAAGAACGTGCTCTCCCCCGACCGCCAGCTGGCCGTGTTCGACCTGGAGAACACGCTCATCGCCAGCAATGTCGTCGCCAGCTATGCGTGGCTCGCCACCCGTCGGCTCGACACCCCCGACCGCATTCGTTTCGCGGCCCAGACGATCCGCGAAGCGCCGACGCTGCTCAGCCTCGACCGGGCCGACCGTTCCGATTTCCTGCGCTACTTCTACAGGCGCTTCGACAACGCGTCGGTCGACCGTCTCGACCACGACGCCATGGAGATGATGAGCGATCTCCTGGTGACCAAGTCGTTCCCCGACGGCATCCGGCGCGTGCGCGAGCACCGCCGCCTCGGCCACCGGACACTGCTGATCACGGGTGCCCTGGAACTGGTGGTCGAGCCTCTGCGCCCGCTGTTCGACGACATCGTGGCCGCCGAGATGACCTCGGTCGACGGCATCTACACAGGCCGGCTCCGCGGGGTGCCGCCCACCGGCGAGGCCCGCTACCAGGTGATGGTCGACTATGCCGCCGAGCACGACATCGATCTGCGTGAGGCCGTCGCCTACGCCGATTCGTCGTCCGACCTGCCCATGCTCGAAGCCGTCGGCTTCCCTGTCGCCGTCAACGCCGAGACCAAGCTCGCCTCGATCGCCCGCAAACGCGGCTGGCTGATCGAGCACTGGTCCAAGTCCGCGGGCGCCCCCAACCGGGTCGTCCCCATCGGTCCCCGTACCCATCGCGGGCCGATTCGCAACCGAAGGGGTTCTCGTGCGTGA
- a CDS encoding lactate racemase domain-containing protein — translation MRDPRNQAPRPGFVLDVDKSTPPILFHHGEQFRLEKLPADRSRVIYPAEPLPGLPDPDESIRHALLNPIDDDPLPTLLTPGMKLTIAFDDISLPLPSMRKPDIRQRIIEQVLDMAAAAGVDDVHLIAALALHRRMTEAELRHALGDRIYDAFAPHDALYNHDAEDPDGMVELGLTRHDEQVTMNKRAAESDLLIYVNLNIVSMDGGWKSTATGLSGYSGIRHHHNVKTMRESKSFMDRHKSELHHSNWRQGEVIKAHGPRIFQIETTINNNTFGYDGPLHVLQKREWEWTARDRATFIGMQKGLDAMPAAARRKIFQGWKAPYELTSVQAGDVEKVHEKTLEHCFAQHLVPVEGQTDVLTFGLPYICPYNVNSVMNPILVMCLGLGYFFNMYRGKPLVREGGVLIMSHPTPWEFHPVHHPSYIDFFEQVLSDTTDPIEIEKKYEKQWAEDEWYIHLYRNSYAYHGVHPFYMWYWGAHALQYLGRVIIVGGDPRSVRRLGFTPASTMQDALEMASDVVGPAPTITHLHNPPILMADVT, via the coding sequence GTGCGTGATCCACGCAACCAGGCGCCACGTCCGGGCTTCGTGCTCGATGTCGACAAGTCGACGCCGCCGATCCTGTTCCACCACGGCGAACAGTTCCGCCTCGAGAAGCTGCCCGCCGATCGCAGCCGAGTGATCTATCCGGCCGAGCCGTTGCCCGGGCTCCCCGATCCCGACGAGTCGATCCGCCACGCCCTGCTCAACCCGATCGACGACGACCCACTGCCCACCCTGCTCACCCCGGGGATGAAGCTGACGATCGCATTCGACGACATCTCGTTGCCGCTGCCGTCGATGCGCAAGCCCGACATCCGCCAGCGCATCATCGAGCAGGTGCTCGACATGGCCGCGGCGGCCGGCGTCGACGACGTCCACCTCATCGCCGCACTGGCCCTGCACCGCCGCATGACCGAGGCCGAGCTCCGGCACGCCCTCGGCGATCGGATCTACGACGCCTTCGCGCCCCACGACGCCCTCTACAACCACGATGCCGAAGACCCCGACGGCATGGTCGAGCTCGGCCTGACCCGCCACGACGAGCAGGTGACGATGAACAAGCGGGCGGCCGAGTCCGACCTGTTGATCTACGTCAACCTCAACATCGTCTCGATGGACGGCGGCTGGAAGTCGACCGCCACCGGCCTGTCGGGCTACTCCGGCATCCGTCATCACCACAACGTGAAGACGATGCGCGAGTCGAAGAGCTTCATGGATCGCCACAAGTCCGAGCTGCACCACTCGAACTGGCGCCAGGGCGAGGTCATCAAGGCCCACGGCCCCCGCATCTTCCAGATCGAGACCACGATCAACAACAACACGTTCGGCTACGACGGCCCGCTCCACGTGCTCCAAAAGCGCGAGTGGGAGTGGACGGCGCGGGATCGCGCGACCTTCATCGGCATGCAGAAGGGCCTCGACGCGATGCCCGCTGCGGCCCGGCGCAAGATCTTCCAGGGGTGGAAGGCGCCCTACGAGCTCACCTCGGTGCAGGCCGGCGACGTCGAGAAGGTCCACGAGAAGACCCTCGAGCACTGCTTCGCCCAGCACCTCGTGCCGGTCGAGGGCCAGACCGACGTGCTCACGTTCGGCCTGCCCTACATCTGCCCCTACAACGTCAACTCGGTGATGAACCCGATCCTCGTGATGTGTCTCGGGCTCGGCTACTTCTTCAACATGTACCGGGGCAAGCCGCTCGTTCGCGAGGGCGGCGTGCTCATCATGAGCCACCCGACGCCGTGGGAGTTCCACCCGGTCCACCACCCGAGCTACATCGACTTCTTCGAGCAGGTGCTGTCGGACACGACCGATCCGATCGAGATCGAGAAGAAGTACGAAAAGCAGTGGGCCGAGGACGAGTGGTACATCCACCTGTACCGCAACAGCTACGCCTACCACGGCGTGCACCCGTTCTACATGTGGTACTGGGGCGCCCACGCCCTGCAGTACCTCGGCCGCGTGATCATCGTCGGCGGCGATCCCCGCTCGGTCCGTCGCCTCGGGTTCACCCCCGCGTCGACCATGCAGGACGCCCTCGAGATGGCGAGCGACGTGGTCGGCCCCGCGCCGACCATCACCCATCTGCACAACCCGCCGATCCTGATGGCGGACGTCACGTGA